A region of Salmo salar chromosome ssa17, Ssal_v3.1, whole genome shotgun sequence DNA encodes the following proteins:
- the LOC123728207 gene encoding ephrin type-A receptor 6-like: MGCPVVLHQLMLHCWQKERGQRPHFNSVVSFLDKLIRNPTSLLTLVDNSFPESLEDMPDYPPFISIGDWLDSIKMSQYKNQFLAAGFTTLDSVSTMSIDDIRRIGVSLIGHQRRMVSSIQNLRLQFLTVQHNGFHN, encoded by the exons ATGGGCTGTCCTGTGGTTCTCCACCAGTTGATGCTCCACTGTTGGCAGAAggagagaggtcagagacctcACTTCAACAGCGTGGTCTCCTTCCTGGATAAACTCATCAGGAACCCCACTAGTCTACTGACACTGGTGGACAACAG TTTTCCAGAATCACTGGAGGACATGCCAGACTACCCTCCGTTCATCTCCATCGGTGATTGGCTGGACTCCATCAAGATGAGCCAATACAAGAACCAGTTCCTGGCAGCAGGATTCACCACCCTGGACTCTGTCTCCACCATGAGTATAGA TGACATCAGGCGTATCGGTGTGTCTCTGATTGGCCACCAGAGGAGGATGGTGAGCAGCATTCAGAATCTTCGTCTTCAGTTCCTCACCGTCCAACACAACGGATTCCACAACTAA